GCCATCGTGGGATGACCGGTGTGTTCGAAGAGGAGACGTTTTTGGGTCGGTCGGATGTACGATGTGATAATGCGCGTTATCTGTGCCGGACACGCCAACTGGGATGTCACACTCCACGTCGGGCACCTTCCGACAGCAGACAGCGAGGCACGAATTTACGAGCGCCACAGTGGAGGAGGGGGGAGCGCAGCGAACACGGCTGTAGCGCTCGCACAACTGGGTGTCTCGACCGGGATCATTGGAAGCGTCGGAGCCGACGCCAACGGTCGATCAGCTCGTTCTGAGCTACGGGAACGTGGCGTGGACACTACGGAGCTACAGATCGTAGAGGGACAAACGGCCGTGAAATACCTCGTCGTCGCTCCCGACGGGGAGGCGTTCGTTCTTGGCACCGACGGCGTGAACGAAGCTGTCGATCTCGACGACGTTTCCGAAGCGTACATCGGAGCCGCCGACCACCTCCATCTAACTGGCCAGGACCCCGAGACTGCTGGTAAACTGGCTGAGATCGCCACACAAGCCGGCGTCAGTGTGAGCTTCGATCCCGGGCGGCGGTGCACTGGGCGGACGTACGACCGGACGCTCGAGGTTGCTGACATCGTCTTTCTGAATCGCCGCGAATCCGAGATGATCGACAGCCCCGAAGAATGTATCGTGGTCAGAAAACACGGAGAAGGGGGAGCGGACGCACACACGCCAAACGGAACGGCCCACCATCCGGGGTACGACATCGATGCGGTCGATACGACAGGAGCCGGTGATGCCTTCGCCGCGGGCTTCATCTACGCTTATCTCTCCGGGTCCGACGCAGGATACCACCGGCCGCTCACCGTCGGCAACGCGTGTGGGGCGATCGCTGCCCGATCGAGTGGCACCCGCCCGGAACTATCATGGGATGCGATCGAATCGGTTCGGGAGTCGGCCACCGGATCGAATCAGTGACTGTTAGATACTCCGTGTCCATCACCAGAGGAAAACGCGATCCGGCAAACGTTTGTCTCCGCCCTCGAAGTGGATGGTATGAGCGAACAAAAGCAGCCACATCTGCTCGTCGGGCCGGACGAGACAGCAGACATCGCACTCGTGCCGGGCGATCCCGGACGGGTCGATCGCATCGCTGAACAGTGTGACAGCGCAGAAACGATCGCCGAAAACCGCGAATACAAGCTCGTCAACGCCGTGTATGAGGGTCGTGATCTCACCATCTGCTCGACTGGCATCGGTGCCCCATCCGCAACGGTCGCAGTCGAAGAACTCTCTGCCGTCGGCGTCGAGACGTTCATCCGTGTCGGAACCACCGGCGCGTTGCAGTCCGATATCGAGATCGGCGACATGATCGTCGCATCAGCCGCAGCCAAAGACGAAGGCACTACGAAGCGCTATGAATCGTCGACGATTCCGGCAGTGGCGGATTTCGAGGTGTTGTCGGCACTGGTCGATGCGGCAAACCGAAACGATGAGACCGTTCACGTCGGACCGATCGCTACCGACGACGCGTTCTACGCCGAAACTGACGAATACGTGAAGGCGTGGGAGGCAGCGGGACTACTCTCCGTGGAGATGGAAGCGGCGGCGATCTTCACCCTCGCCCGTCGGAAGGGACTACGAGCGGGCGCGATCTGTACCGTCGATGGAAATCTCGTCCGCGGCACCCAGAAAGGCGAGACCGATGCCGAGGAGCTTCCGGAGAAAGCACGCGACAACGTTGGCCGCGCGATCGAGCTGTCGTTGTCCGCGGCAGCAGAGCTGTGAGGCGAACGAAACAGCTTTTTTCTCAGTTCGGACGAAACAGGCTGTATGTTCGGGGGGGACCGTCTATGGGCGTACGCTCGGAGGCTTCATCGGATCGAACGGCGTGAACTCCGAGAGTTTCGGGCGTGGATCGAAACGACACGAAACCTCATCCGCCTCACAAGTTTGGTGGTAATCCCCCTGTTGCTCGCGCTGGTCACGTTCATCTCACACGTAAATCCGGCACTCTCGTTTCTCCTGTTCCCGCCACTCGCGTCGGGAACCCACACCCTCTTTTCCGATCCCGAGGGCACGTATTCCACCCCGTGGA
The sequence above is drawn from the Halocatena salina genome and encodes:
- a CDS encoding carbohydrate kinase family protein produces the protein MRVICAGHANWDVTLHVGHLPTADSEARIYERHSGGGGSAANTAVALAQLGVSTGIIGSVGADANGRSARSELRERGVDTTELQIVEGQTAVKYLVVAPDGEAFVLGTDGVNEAVDLDDVSEAYIGAADHLHLTGQDPETAGKLAEIATQAGVSVSFDPGRRCTGRTYDRTLEVADIVFLNRRESEMIDSPEECIVVRKHGEGGADAHTPNGTAHHPGYDIDAVDTTGAGDAFAAGFIYAYLSGSDAGYHRPLTVGNACGAIAARSSGTRPELSWDAIESVRESATGSNQ
- a CDS encoding nucleoside phosphorylase, with the protein product MSEQKQPHLLVGPDETADIALVPGDPGRVDRIAEQCDSAETIAENREYKLVNAVYEGRDLTICSTGIGAPSATVAVEELSAVGVETFIRVGTTGALQSDIEIGDMIVASAAAKDEGTTKRYESSTIPAVADFEVLSALVDAANRNDETVHVGPIATDDAFYAETDEYVKAWEAAGLLSVEMEAAAIFTLARRKGLRAGAICTVDGNLVRGTQKGETDAEELPEKARDNVGRAIELSLSAAAEL